One Qiania dongpingensis genomic window carries:
- a CDS encoding VanW family protein — translation MKKKCALLLVLVLLASLLVSGMAYATGENGETEESGAQEETSAPEETAAETTPEETTADPKEALKEAMEKSPLGADAVIADGVYIDDVEVSGMTADQAMEAVLAHMEELGQKTLTLTLEGADDVAPIQVPIAQLGLKADGISEMVMEAVTLGKSGNLIVRYKSKKDLEQSNQKYDLSFSIDENTVKSFVTEQTAGLAVEPVNAELERSGSGFNVTQSQSGIEVNAETTAASIISALKNWNKEDVTVAAAAQVKQPSRTTEMLSQVQDVIGEFATSYSGGTGSGRGKNLKTGVRLTDAVLLMPGESWSMHDALAPFSAENGYDTAIAYSNGGYEQSYGGGICQLATTLYNAALKAEMYVSKRYNHSMIVGYTDVGLDATINDSGSKDLELTNDFDFPIYIEAYLGSGEVGYRIWGKETRPANRTLKFYGIYVEKEDSGEQVTIDPSLAPGQEVVDQASSYPKATAQAFKEIYVDGVLQEKILLHTDKYRASPRKVRRGPDAAPTEAPTAAPTEAPTTPTEAPSEATTAAPTEPTTTPAPPTEAPAPSENPTAES, via the coding sequence ATGAAAAAGAAATGTGCATTGTTGCTGGTCCTGGTCCTTCTTGCCAGTCTGCTGGTATCTGGAATGGCTTATGCCACTGGAGAGAATGGGGAGACAGAAGAATCGGGTGCTCAGGAGGAGACAAGCGCTCCCGAAGAGACGGCCGCCGAGACAACGCCTGAAGAGACCACGGCAGACCCCAAAGAAGCATTGAAGGAAGCGATGGAAAAAAGCCCGCTGGGTGCGGATGCTGTGATTGCTGACGGCGTATATATTGACGATGTAGAGGTCAGCGGCATGACCGCCGACCAGGCCATGGAAGCCGTATTGGCCCACATGGAGGAGCTGGGGCAGAAGACCCTGACCCTCACCCTGGAGGGGGCGGACGACGTGGCCCCTATTCAGGTGCCGATCGCCCAGCTGGGACTCAAAGCGGACGGAATATCGGAAATGGTGATGGAAGCGGTGACGCTCGGAAAGAGCGGAAATCTGATCGTCCGGTATAAATCCAAAAAGGATCTGGAACAGAGTAATCAGAAATACGACCTGTCGTTTTCAATCGATGAAAATACGGTGAAGAGCTTTGTGACGGAGCAGACGGCCGGTCTGGCTGTGGAGCCTGTGAACGCAGAGCTTGAACGCAGCGGAAGCGGGTTCAATGTGACCCAGAGCCAGTCAGGCATCGAGGTAAATGCGGAGACGACGGCGGCTTCTATCATAAGTGCTTTGAAGAATTGGAATAAGGAAGATGTCACAGTGGCCGCTGCCGCTCAGGTGAAGCAGCCTTCCAGGACCACAGAAATGCTTTCGCAGGTCCAGGATGTCATCGGTGAATTTGCCACCTCCTACAGCGGAGGCACCGGATCAGGCAGAGGAAAGAACTTAAAGACTGGAGTCCGGCTGACGGACGCAGTGCTTCTGATGCCCGGCGAGAGCTGGTCCATGCATGACGCGCTGGCGCCGTTTTCGGCGGAAAACGGATACGATACGGCGATTGCCTACAGCAACGGCGGATATGAGCAGAGCTATGGCGGAGGCATCTGTCAGCTGGCGACTACGCTCTATAACGCGGCCCTGAAAGCGGAAATGTATGTGTCCAAGCGGTACAATCACTCCATGATCGTCGGATATACGGATGTCGGTCTGGACGCCACGATCAATGACAGCGGATCCAAGGACCTGGAGCTGACCAATGATTTTGATTTCCCGATCTATATCGAGGCTTATCTTGGTAGCGGAGAGGTGGGATACCGGATCTGGGGCAAGGAGACCCGTCCTGCCAACAGGACGCTTAAATTCTACGGTATCTATGTGGAAAAGGAGGATTCAGGAGAGCAAGTGACCATAGACCCTTCTCTGGCGCCTGGCCAGGAGGTCGTGGATCAGGCCTCCTCCTATCCGAAGGCGACCGCCCAGGCATTTAAGGAGATTTACGTGGACGGTGTCCTTCAGGAGAAGATCCTTCTTCATACAGATAAATACAGGGCTTCACCGAGAAAGGTGAGAAGAGGGCCGGATGCAGCGCCCACGGAAGCTCCGACTGCGGCGCCTACAGAGGCTCCGACAACTCCTACCGAGGCGCCTTCGGAAGCTACGACTGCAGCGCCTACCGAACCGACCACAACTCCGGCGCCGCCCACCGAAGCGCCTGCGCCTTCAGAGAATCCGACTGCGGAGTCGTGA
- a CDS encoding AIR synthase-related protein yields MEKKCTGMDSGPRMKPGQDIVITNYIALEGTVRAAEMEQELLSRTLPWDLLETAKSFLGYLKDSPEAAVAGRHGETAMQEVREGGILTALWQMAERHEVGLTVHLRKIPLRQETIEICEALDLNPYGLLSGGCMLMAADNGNDLICELEAAGRAPAVIGKITNSNDRIILNGGNCRYLNRPEPDEIEKLYK; encoded by the coding sequence GTGGAAAAAAAATGTACTGGAATGGATTCTGGACCGCGCATGAAGCCGGGACAGGATATCGTCATTACCAATTACATAGCGCTGGAAGGAACCGTGAGAGCCGCGGAAATGGAGCAGGAGCTTCTTTCCCGGACGCTTCCGTGGGATTTGCTGGAAACGGCCAAGTCCTTTTTAGGATACCTGAAGGATTCCCCGGAGGCCGCAGTCGCGGGACGGCATGGTGAAACAGCCATGCAAGAAGTGAGGGAAGGCGGTATATTGACAGCATTGTGGCAAATGGCGGAGCGCCATGAGGTGGGTCTGACGGTGCATCTGAGGAAGATCCCCCTGCGCCAGGAGACCATTGAGATCTGCGAGGCGCTGGATCTGAATCCCTATGGACTTTTATCCGGAGGATGTATGCTGATGGCCGCAGACAACGGAAATGATCTGATCTGCGAGCTGGAAGCGGCAGGAAGGGCCCCGGCGGTCATCGGAAAGATCACAAACAGCAACGACCGTATTATCCTGAACGGAGGAAACTGCCGGTACTTGAACCGGCCTGAACCGGATGAGATAGAGAAACTTTATAAATAG
- a CDS encoding Lrp/AsnC family transcriptional regulator, whose translation MREKILSMIEKNSRIDVKDLAAMLGKEETDVMNEIAAMESEGIICGYHTLINWDKVTEEKVTALIEVKVAPQRGMGFDSIAERIYHYDEVHAVYLVSGAFDFMVILEGKTMKDVALFVSSKLSPLESVLSTATHFVLKKYKDHGTVLEEKTTDERMLVTP comes from the coding sequence ATGAGAGAAAAAATTTTATCCATGATAGAAAAGAACAGCAGGATTGATGTGAAGGATCTGGCGGCGATGCTCGGCAAAGAAGAGACCGATGTGATGAATGAGATCGCGGCCATGGAATCGGAAGGGATCATCTGCGGTTATCACACGCTGATAAACTGGGATAAGGTGACGGAGGAAAAGGTCACGGCATTGATTGAGGTGAAGGTTGCTCCCCAGAGAGGAATGGGTTTTGACAGTATTGCAGAGCGCATTTACCATTATGACGAAGTGCATGCGGTGTATCTGGTATCAGGAGCCTTTGATTTTATGGTCATCCTGGAAGGGAAGACCATGAAGGACGTGGCCTTATTTGTCTCCAGCAAGCTGTCTCCGCTGGAGTCCGTGCTGAGTACGGCCACACATTTTGTACTGAAAAAGTATAAAGATCACGGTACGGTCCTGGAGGAAAAAACTACAGATGAAAGGATGCTGGTGACGCCATGA
- a CDS encoding aminotransferase class I/II-fold pyridoxal phosphate-dependent enzyme, whose product MRNPLSEKAVALEPSGIRKFFDIVSEMPDAISLGVGEPDFDTPWHVREEGIYSLEKGRTFYTSNAGLKELKQEIGSYLKRRCQVEYDPDHEIMVTVGGSEAIDLALRAMINPGDEVLIPTPCYVSYYPCAVLADAVPVVIELKEENEFRLTAEELIAHITPKTKVLILPFPNNPTGAIMERKDLEPIAEVVREKDIMVITDEIYSELTYSGNHVTIASLPGMWERTVLINGFSKAYAMTGWRLGYTAAPRMILEQMLKIHQYAIMCAPTTSQYAAVEAMRNGDDDVAMMRESYDQRRRFVLKTLKEMGLSCFEPKGAFYVFPNIKRFGMSSEEFAETLLKEEKVAVVPGSAFGSCGEGFIRISYAYSLKALKEALGRVGRFVKRLEEKGK is encoded by the coding sequence ATGAGAAATCCCTTGTCAGAGAAAGCCGTAGCTTTGGAGCCCTCGGGCATCCGTAAATTTTTTGATATTGTCAGTGAAATGCCCGATGCTATCTCTCTTGGAGTGGGAGAGCCGGACTTTGACACTCCGTGGCATGTCCGGGAAGAAGGAATATATTCCCTGGAAAAAGGCCGGACCTTTTATACCTCCAACGCGGGGCTCAAGGAGCTGAAGCAGGAAATCGGCAGTTACCTGAAGCGCCGCTGCCAGGTAGAGTACGACCCGGATCATGAGATCATGGTCACAGTGGGCGGCAGTGAGGCGATAGACCTGGCCCTGCGCGCCATGATAAATCCCGGTGATGAGGTTCTGATCCCCACACCTTGTTATGTGTCGTATTATCCGTGTGCGGTTCTGGCAGATGCCGTTCCGGTCGTTATAGAGCTGAAGGAAGAAAATGAATTCCGGCTGACGGCAGAGGAGCTGATTGCCCATATCACACCGAAGACAAAGGTACTGATACTTCCTTTTCCCAATAATCCTACGGGGGCCATCATGGAAAGAAAGGATCTGGAGCCCATAGCTGAGGTGGTGCGGGAAAAGGATATCATGGTCATCACAGATGAAATTTATTCCGAACTGACCTACAGCGGAAATCATGTGACGATCGCTTCCCTTCCTGGAATGTGGGAGAGGACTGTCCTGATCAACGGATTTTCCAAGGCCTATGCCATGACCGGATGGCGGCTGGGATATACGGCGGCCCCCAGGATGATCCTGGAACAGATGCTCAAAATCCATCAGTATGCCATCATGTGCGCCCCCACCACGAGCCAGTATGCCGCGGTGGAAGCGATGCGGAACGGGGATGACGACGTGGCGATGATGAGAGAGTCCTATGACCAGAGACGCAGGTTCGTTCTAAAGACGTTGAAGGAGATGGGATTGTCCTGTTTTGAGCCGAAAGGAGCGTTTTATGTATTTCCCAATATCAAGCGGTTTGGCATGAGCTCAGAAGAATTCGCGGAGACTCTTCTAAAAGAAGAAAAAGTGGCGGTGGTGCCGGGCAGCGCCTTTGGTTCCTGCGGCGAGGGGTTCATCCGTATTTCCTATGCGTATTCGCTGAAAGCGCTGAAGGAAGCATTGGGCCGTGTGGGACGTTTTGTGAAACGCCTGGAGGAAAAGGGGAAATGA
- a CDS encoding tRNA (cytidine(34)-2'-O)-methyltransferase — MMNIVLLEPEMPANTGNIGRTCVATGSRLHLIEPLGFKINEKSLKRAGLDYWDSLDVTVYDNYPDFLERNPEARKRIYMATTKGLNVYTEVSYEPDAYIMFGKESAGIPEEILVEHRDTAIRIPMIGDIRSLNLANSVAVVLYEALRQNGFSHMRTQGKLHRLEWF; from the coding sequence ATGATGAATATTGTGCTCCTGGAACCGGAGATGCCGGCCAACACCGGAAATATCGGCAGGACTTGTGTGGCTACGGGAAGCCGTCTGCACTTGATTGAGCCTCTGGGATTCAAGATCAACGAAAAGTCGCTGAAACGGGCGGGACTGGACTATTGGGATAGTCTGGATGTGACGGTATATGACAATTATCCGGATTTTCTGGAACGGAATCCGGAGGCCAGGAAACGGATCTATATGGCTACCACGAAAGGACTGAATGTATACACGGAGGTGTCTTATGAGCCGGATGCCTATATCATGTTCGGAAAAGAAAGTGCCGGTATCCCGGAAGAGATTTTGGTGGAGCACCGGGATACGGCCATTCGGATTCCGATGATAGGCGATATCCGCTCTCTGAATTTAGCGAACTCTGTGGCGGTTGTTTTGTATGAAGCCCTGCGCCAGAATGGGTTTTCCCATATGAGGACGCAGGGAAAGCTGCACAGGCTTGAATGGTTTTGA
- a CDS encoding glycosyl hydrolase family 18 protein, translating into MIYVVSGGDTLYGISQEFGVPEERIEYDNQLYGQSHLAEGQALYIAAGDAVKIRPMYVTGYAYPYVERTVLQESLPILNELLVFSFGFTLQGALVYPQADDLWLVELAWNYGISPMLVLTPFGPDGKFNNYLIQTIVQDAAIRNTLIQNLLTAVRDRGYAGVDVDFEYILPQDREAYAGFVGELRSVMNANGYIVSVALAPKTSADQPGLIYEGVDYRLLGQNADHVFLMTYEWGYTYGPPMAVAPLNKVREVVDYAVQEIPAQKIIMGIPNYAYDWTLPFTRGTSEARVIGNVEAVQIAAAQGAAIQFDDVAQSPHFTYWENGIQHEVWFEDVRSIEAKLELADAYGLMGVGYWNLMRPFRANWLLLQSLMGK; encoded by the coding sequence ATGATATATGTGGTTTCCGGGGGAGATACTTTATATGGGATTTCACAGGAGTTCGGAGTGCCGGAAGAGCGGATCGAATACGATAATCAACTATATGGACAGAGCCATCTTGCAGAAGGCCAGGCGTTATATATCGCGGCTGGAGATGCGGTTAAAATCCGCCCGATGTATGTGACCGGTTATGCGTACCCCTATGTAGAAAGAACGGTTCTGCAGGAATCCCTGCCGATTCTCAATGAGCTTTTGGTGTTCTCCTTCGGGTTCACACTGCAGGGCGCTTTGGTCTATCCGCAGGCAGACGATCTGTGGCTTGTGGAGCTGGCATGGAATTACGGCATTTCTCCGATGCTCGTCCTGACGCCCTTTGGGCCGGACGGTAAATTCAATAATTATTTGATACAGACCATTGTTCAGGATGCGGCAATCCGGAATACTCTGATTCAGAATCTTCTGACGGCAGTCCGTGACAGGGGGTATGCAGGGGTGGATGTGGATTTCGAATACATTTTACCCCAGGACAGAGAGGCATATGCAGGGTTTGTGGGAGAACTGAGAAGCGTGATGAATGCCAATGGATACATAGTATCTGTGGCTCTGGCTCCAAAGACCTCGGCTGATCAGCCGGGACTGATCTATGAGGGAGTGGATTACCGGCTGCTGGGACAGAATGCGGACCATGTGTTTCTGATGACATACGAATGGGGATACACTTATGGACCTCCCATGGCGGTGGCTCCGTTAAATAAGGTGAGGGAAGTGGTGGACTATGCCGTGCAGGAGATACCTGCCCAAAAGATCATTATGGGAATTCCCAACTATGCTTATGATTGGACCCTTCCGTTTACCCGGGGAACCAGTGAGGCAAGAGTGATCGGGAATGTGGAGGCCGTACAAATAGCGGCAGCCCAGGGCGCGGCGATACAGTTTGACGATGTGGCCCAAAGCCCCCATTTTACCTATTGGGAAAATGGGATACAGCATGAAGTGTGGTTTGAGGACGTGCGGAGCATCGAGGCGAAGCTGGAATTGGCGGACGCTTATGGGCTTATGGGAGTAGGATATTGGAATCTGATGCGTCCCTTCCGCGCCAATTGGCTGCTGCTGCAAAGCCTGATGGGAAAATAA
- a CDS encoding response regulator, translating into MSSKRTILVVEDEASICNFITTILHSNGYTAVVAGSASQAKSMISSYCPDLILLDLGLPDMDGLDFLSSIRQWCHTPIIVVSARTHESEKVQALDLGADDYITKPFGISELTARIRTALRHADQVVSSAGVPAARFSAGDLIVDLDRRLVTVAGKEIHFTQIEFKIIALLCQHAGKVLTYDYILKQIWGPYAVNDNQILRVNMANIRRKLEENPASPKYILTELGVGYRMLENQ; encoded by the coding sequence ATGAGCAGCAAACGAACGATTCTTGTCGTCGAAGACGAAGCGAGCATATGTAACTTTATTACTACGATTCTCCATTCAAACGGCTATACCGCCGTAGTGGCCGGAAGCGCCAGCCAGGCGAAAAGCATGATCTCCTCTTACTGCCCGGATCTGATCCTGCTGGACCTGGGACTTCCTGATATGGACGGCCTGGATTTCCTGTCTTCCATACGCCAGTGGTGCCACACCCCCATAATCGTTGTTTCCGCCAGGACTCATGAGTCTGAGAAAGTACAGGCGCTGGATCTGGGCGCGGATGATTATATTACAAAGCCCTTCGGCATATCTGAACTGACGGCCAGAATCCGGACTGCCCTGCGTCACGCAGACCAGGTAGTATCCTCCGCAGGAGTACCGGCTGCCCGGTTCAGCGCAGGCGATCTCATAGTGGATCTGGACAGGCGGCTCGTAACTGTGGCAGGAAAAGAGATCCACTTCACTCAGATAGAATTCAAGATCATAGCTCTTCTCTGCCAGCATGCCGGAAAAGTCCTGACTTATGACTATATCCTGAAACAAATCTGGGGGCCCTATGCCGTAAACGACAATCAGATACTCCGGGTTAATATGGCCAATATACGCCGGAAGCTGGAGGAGAATCCCGCCAGCCCCAAATATATACTGACCGAGCTTGGAGTCGGCTACCGGATGCTTGAAAACCAGTGA
- a CDS encoding sensor histidine kinase, translating into MSKFELSLSDCVKTAGLLLAAYAACRLLQPLTGAENNTALIFVLAVVIISRITKGYLYGIFASLVSMFCINYFFTYPYSQFNFSLSGYPVSFLTLFAVSTTVCALTAQAKRQTELAVDREKQAKELFEMNQKLADEQQEIRMVAEQEKIRNNLLRAISHDLRTPLTSIFGSSSTLLTDTTEVLSDNAKKLLADIRDDSEWLIRMIENLLIVTKISSSPTALKKTEEAAEEIVAEAVSQTKKRYPKLEVTAHVPDQLLFVPMDPILIEQVLINLLENAIRHSGDTSHILLDVEKDGDYAVFAVSDRGRGLSEEVLKMLEKGKLQSLNTGGDSTRGMGIGLSVCQSIVQAHNGYFKAENSRSGGAVFRFGLPLTTQKEETP; encoded by the coding sequence ATGAGTAAATTTGAATTATCACTTTCCGATTGTGTGAAAACCGCGGGCCTTCTGCTGGCCGCTTACGCCGCCTGCCGGCTTCTTCAGCCTCTGACCGGCGCGGAGAACAACACCGCGCTGATCTTTGTTCTCGCCGTGGTCATCATTTCCCGCATAACAAAAGGATATCTATATGGAATTTTTGCTTCTCTGGTAAGTATGTTCTGCATCAACTATTTTTTCACTTACCCTTACTCTCAGTTCAATTTCAGCCTCAGCGGCTATCCGGTCTCTTTTCTGACCCTTTTTGCCGTATCCACCACGGTATGCGCCCTCACCGCACAAGCCAAGCGGCAGACAGAATTGGCTGTCGACCGGGAAAAACAGGCCAAGGAACTTTTTGAAATGAATCAGAAGCTGGCAGACGAACAGCAGGAAATCCGGATGGTAGCAGAGCAGGAAAAAATCCGGAATAATCTCCTGCGCGCCATTTCCCATGACCTCCGCACTCCTCTGACATCCATATTTGGCTCCAGCTCCACACTGCTGACCGATACGACTGAGGTTCTAAGTGATAACGCAAAAAAACTCCTGGCCGATATCCGGGATGATTCAGAATGGCTCATCCGGATGATTGAAAACCTGCTGATCGTGACAAAAATAAGCTCTTCTCCCACCGCCCTGAAAAAAACAGAGGAGGCGGCCGAGGAAATCGTAGCAGAGGCAGTCTCTCAGACCAAAAAACGATATCCCAAGCTGGAAGTAACCGCCCATGTACCGGATCAGCTCCTATTTGTACCCATGGACCCGATACTCATCGAGCAGGTCCTGATCAATCTCCTGGAGAACGCAATCCGCCATTCAGGCGATACCAGCCATATCCTGCTGGATGTGGAAAAGGACGGAGACTACGCTGTTTTCGCCGTTTCTGACAGAGGGCGCGGTCTTTCAGAAGAGGTCCTCAAAATGCTGGAAAAAGGAAAACTTCAGTCACTGAACACGGGAGGCGATTCTACCCGCGGCATGGGTATAGGGCTGTCCGTATGCCAAAGCATTGTTCAGGCTCACAACGGTTATTTTAAAGCAGAGAACTCCCGCTCCGGAGGGGCGGTGTTCCGGTTCGGCCTGCCACTTACGACACAAAAGGAGGAAACACCATGA
- a CDS encoding sensor histidine kinase produces MRVSLYVKVLFGYLIFGVLGFITIAFFSSNMTLQYLERDRADQLYNEASLIAGNCRQKYSGSNINFDSLGPQLSSIGSYFDADIWIVEKQGKIVYRSDGLPVGTSIEGFDPSEQGRGRYVIGHYYELFEDSVLSVTAPISANFSTYGYVVLHQSVSGIYDVRDRILNIIYITFLIVFAISLVILWIFRIYIFQPIKQITTAANEFASGNLKYNLKLHSEDEIGYLADTLNYMAHELNNKEEDQRKFISNVSHDFRSPLTSIKGYLEAMIDGTIPPELYEKYMKLVISEADRLTKLTSSTLALQSLDSMGNLLDITAFDINQVIRDTVAAFEGICKPKNLNFDLIFAERCFFVQADMGKIQQVLYNLVDNAIKFSRPNATIWIETYERHEKIFISVKDSGIGISKDSLKKIWSRFYKSDASRGKDKSGTGLGLSITKEIITAHNENIDVISTEGIGTEFIFTLPKGSPVKS; encoded by the coding sequence ATGAGAGTCTCCCTGTATGTAAAGGTTTTATTCGGCTATCTGATCTTCGGCGTCCTTGGCTTCATTACGATCGCCTTTTTCTCATCCAATATGACACTCCAATATCTGGAGCGGGACCGGGCAGATCAGCTTTACAATGAAGCCAGCCTGATAGCCGGAAACTGCCGGCAGAAATATTCCGGCTCCAATATAAATTTTGATTCTCTTGGGCCCCAGCTCTCTTCCATAGGCTCTTATTTTGACGCCGATATCTGGATCGTGGAAAAGCAGGGGAAGATCGTCTACCGCAGCGACGGGCTTCCCGTGGGCACTTCCATCGAAGGGTTCGATCCTTCAGAGCAGGGGAGGGGCCGCTATGTCATCGGCCACTATTATGAATTATTCGAAGATTCTGTCCTCAGCGTCACGGCACCCATTTCGGCCAATTTCAGCACCTATGGATACGTAGTTCTTCATCAGTCAGTATCCGGCATATACGATGTAAGAGACAGGATCCTCAATATCATATACATTACTTTCCTGATAGTCTTCGCCATTTCCCTGGTGATCCTATGGATATTCCGGATCTATATCTTCCAGCCCATCAAGCAAATCACCACCGCGGCCAACGAATTCGCCTCTGGAAACCTCAAGTATAATCTAAAGCTCCATTCGGAGGATGAGATCGGATATCTGGCTGATACGCTGAATTATATGGCCCATGAGCTCAATAATAAGGAAGAGGACCAGCGGAAATTCATATCCAATGTCTCCCACGATTTCCGTTCTCCTCTCACATCCATAAAGGGATATCTGGAGGCCATGATTGACGGTACGATACCGCCTGAGCTCTATGAGAAATATATGAAGCTTGTCATATCTGAGGCGGACAGACTGACTAAGCTGACCTCCAGCACGCTGGCTCTGCAGTCCTTGGATTCCATGGGAAATCTTCTGGATATCACGGCCTTTGACATCAATCAGGTCATCCGGGATACGGTAGCGGCCTTTGAAGGAATCTGCAAGCCCAAGAATCTGAACTTCGACCTGATCTTTGCCGAGCGCTGCTTCTTTGTCCAGGCAGACATGGGAAAGATCCAGCAGGTCCTGTATAATCTGGTGGACAACGCCATAAAATTTTCTCGTCCCAATGCAACCATATGGATCGAAACGTATGAACGCCATGAGAAGATATTTATTTCTGTAAAAGACAGCGGCATCGGAATATCCAAGGACAGTCTGAAAAAAATCTGGAGCCGTTTCTATAAGTCAGACGCTTCCCGCGGCAAAGATAAGAGCGGAACGGGGCTTGGTCTTTCCATCACAAAAGAAATCATCACGGCACACAATGAAAACATCGATGTGATCAGTACAGAAGGCATCGGGACAGAATTTATCTTCACGCTGCCGAAGGGCAGTCCAGTAAAATCATAG
- a CDS encoding response regulator transcription factor yields MASKQKILIVDDDENIAELISLYLLKECYETRIVHDGESALQAFPAFQPDLILLDLMLPGIDGYQVCRELRKDTSVPIIMLSAKGEVFDKVLGLELGADDYIIKPFDSKELVARVKAVLRRAVPPAPSSLPVPEQQGQYVEFPDLIVNLTNYSVIYMGHSVEMPPKELELLYFLASSPNQVFTREQLLDHIWGYEYVGDTRTVDVHIKRLREKINDHPAWQLSTVWGIGYKFEVKR; encoded by the coding sequence ATGGCATCCAAACAGAAGATCCTGATAGTCGACGATGATGAAAACATTGCCGAGCTGATTTCTTTATATTTGCTTAAGGAATGTTACGAAACACGGATAGTGCATGACGGAGAGTCTGCCCTCCAGGCCTTTCCCGCTTTTCAGCCGGATCTGATCCTCCTGGATCTGATGCTGCCCGGCATCGACGGGTATCAGGTCTGCAGAGAGCTGAGAAAAGACACGTCCGTTCCCATTATCATGCTTTCCGCCAAAGGAGAGGTCTTTGACAAAGTCCTGGGCCTGGAACTGGGCGCCGATGATTATATCATCAAACCCTTTGATTCCAAGGAACTGGTGGCCAGGGTAAAAGCGGTCCTTCGCCGCGCCGTCCCTCCTGCCCCTTCTTCTCTTCCGGTACCGGAGCAGCAGGGACAATACGTGGAATTTCCTGATCTGATCGTGAATCTGACAAATTACTCTGTGATCTACATGGGACATTCCGTGGAAATGCCTCCGAAGGAGCTGGAGCTCCTCTATTTTCTTGCGTCCTCCCCCAACCAGGTCTTCACCAGAGAACAGCTTCTCGATCACATTTGGGGATACGAATACGTGGGCGATACCCGGACCGTGGACGTGCACATCAAGCGTCTCCGGGAAAAGATCAACGACCACCCGGCGTGGCAGCTGTCCACTGTCTGGGGCATAGGATATAAATTCGAGGTAAAGAGATGA